In Chitinophaga nivalis, a single genomic region encodes these proteins:
- a CDS encoding TetR/AcrR family transcriptional regulator: MNKAEKTRQFIVEKTAPIFNEKGYTGTSLNDMTNATGLTKGSIYGNFANKDEVAMASFDYNMQQVQQLIRQEVSRETTCKNKLLAYVKVYDQFLKYPFPAGGCPILNTAVEADDTHPSLKQKASDAFHTWKDAIAAIISKGITTREFHAHTDPEQAAVTMIALIEGAIMISKLTGKLQYKKTILQSVEKLIARL, translated from the coding sequence ATGAACAAAGCAGAGAAAACGCGGCAGTTTATTGTGGAGAAAACCGCTCCTATCTTCAATGAGAAGGGCTATACCGGTACGTCTTTGAATGATATGACCAATGCGACCGGACTGACCAAAGGCAGCATTTACGGGAACTTTGCCAACAAAGACGAAGTGGCCATGGCCTCCTTTGACTACAACATGCAGCAGGTACAACAACTGATCAGACAGGAAGTATCCCGGGAAACCACCTGCAAAAACAAACTGCTGGCCTATGTGAAAGTGTATGACCAGTTTCTGAAATACCCGTTTCCGGCAGGAGGATGCCCGATTCTTAATACCGCTGTGGAAGCAGATGATACCCACCCGTCGCTGAAACAAAAAGCCAGCGATGCTTTTCATACCTGGAAAGATGCCATCGCCGCGATTATCAGCAAAGGAATTACTACCCGGGAGTTTCATGCCCATACCGATCCGGAACAGGCAGCCGTTACGATGATTGCCCTGATAGAAGGCGCCATCATGATTTCCAAGCTGACCGGCAAACTACAATATAAAAAGACCATCCTCCAGTCTGTCGAAAAACTGATAGCAAGACTTTGA
- a CDS encoding DinB family protein: protein MSATIQALLNEMEEESITTRKMLQRVPQDRYDWQPHPKSMTILRLATHVAELPGWITMGLTTSELDFAKYDYKPEPLKDNEALLAFFETTLQTAQQQLAQAQENQLDEPWVLRNGDIIIRNYTKASVIRMIYSQIVHHRAQLGVYLRLLDIPIPGSYGPSADEQ, encoded by the coding sequence ATGTCTGCTACTATTCAAGCACTGCTGAATGAGATGGAAGAGGAATCCATCACCACCCGAAAAATGCTGCAACGTGTGCCACAAGACCGCTACGACTGGCAGCCGCACCCAAAAAGCATGACGATATTACGGCTGGCTACACACGTGGCGGAACTGCCGGGCTGGATCACCATGGGGTTAACTACTTCAGAGCTGGACTTTGCCAAATACGACTATAAGCCGGAACCACTGAAAGATAATGAGGCACTCCTGGCATTTTTTGAAACCACCCTGCAAACCGCGCAACAGCAGCTGGCACAGGCACAGGAAAATCAATTGGATGAACCGTGGGTGTTGCGGAACGGAGATATCATTATCCGGAACTATACCAAAGCAAGTGTAATCAGGATGATCTATAGTCAGATTGTACATCACCGGGCACAGTTAGGCGTATACCTGCGTTTACTGGATATTCCCATTCCAGGTAGCTATGGTCCCAGCGCAGATGAACAATAA
- a CDS encoding M20 metallopeptidase family protein: MLKERIRQLAREQHATAVAHRRHIHANPELSYQEYETAAFVEARLRDLGIPFERMANTGIVALLEGALSPSDQVVALRADMDALPIRELNNVPYKSQKEGVMHACGHDVHTASLLATAGILSRMKDEFSGTVKFIFQPAEEVIPGGASLLIKAGVLENPRPHHILGQHVMPEMPAGKVGFRLGRYMASNDEITMVIKGKGGHGAMPHLGIDPVLIACHTVIALQQIVSRRASPLLPTVLSFGKMIANGAANVIPDEVRLEGTFRSLDETWRTAAHEKIKKMAVSIAESMEGTCDITIERGYPVLINDDHLTAASREHAIAFLGADNVLDLDIWMAAEDFASYSQQAVACFYRLGVRNEDNGITSGLHTATFDADESALETGAGLMTYLALKTLGH; the protein is encoded by the coding sequence ATGTTAAAAGAAAGAATCAGGCAACTGGCCCGGGAGCAACATGCTACGGCCGTCGCTCATCGCCGGCATATCCACGCCAACCCTGAGTTGTCGTACCAGGAATATGAAACTGCTGCCTTTGTGGAAGCCAGGTTGCGCGACCTGGGTATTCCTTTTGAGCGGATGGCCAATACCGGTATTGTAGCCCTGCTGGAAGGCGCGCTGTCGCCGTCAGACCAGGTAGTGGCGCTGCGCGCCGATATGGATGCGCTGCCGATCCGGGAACTGAACAACGTACCTTATAAATCGCAGAAAGAAGGCGTCATGCATGCCTGCGGGCATGATGTACATACGGCTTCCCTGCTGGCTACAGCAGGTATTCTGTCGCGGATGAAAGACGAATTCTCCGGTACTGTCAAGTTTATTTTTCAACCTGCGGAAGAAGTTATTCCGGGTGGCGCCAGTTTGCTGATCAAGGCAGGCGTGCTGGAAAACCCGCGGCCCCACCATATTTTAGGGCAGCATGTGATGCCGGAAATGCCCGCCGGCAAGGTCGGCTTCCGCTTGGGCCGGTACATGGCGAGCAACGATGAAATTACCATGGTGATCAAAGGGAAAGGCGGGCATGGCGCGATGCCGCACCTGGGCATCGATCCGGTGCTGATTGCCTGCCATACTGTGATAGCCCTGCAGCAGATAGTAAGCCGTCGTGCCAGTCCGTTGTTACCGACGGTATTATCTTTCGGAAAGATGATTGCCAATGGCGCCGCCAATGTTATTCCGGATGAAGTCCGGCTGGAAGGTACCTTCCGCTCCCTGGATGAAACCTGGCGTACTGCTGCGCATGAGAAGATCAAAAAGATGGCAGTGTCGATAGCAGAGAGCATGGAAGGTACCTGTGATATTACCATTGAAAGAGGCTATCCGGTATTGATCAACGATGATCATTTAACAGCCGCCAGCCGCGAACATGCCATTGCATTTTTAGGGGCCGACAATGTACTGGATCTGGATATCTGGATGGCAGCAGAAGATTTTGCTTCCTACTCACAGCAGGCCGTGGCCTGTTTCTATCGCCTTGGGGTACGCAATGAAGATAACGGTATCACCTCCGGTTTGCATACCGCTACCTTCGATGCAGATGAAAGTGCCCTGGAAACCGGCGCAGGACTCATGACCTATCTGGCATTGAAAACCCTGGGCCATTAA
- a CDS encoding ABC transporter permease produces MWRNYFKITWRTLLRHQLFTLINLGGLALGMAACLLILQYVRFERSYENFIRQRDQLVRVTLNLYKGQEFIISDAATCRPLGPTAKATIPGVKDYVRLNELFGKAFTANNKTFLEDRVYTADGSIFRLFSYKMLYGDPATALAAPEQIVLTESTAIKYFGTANVVGKLISFPGGRKIPLKITGVMADLPPNTHLKFSMLVSYPSLYTWNGPASFQNWTSNNDYTYLLLEPGTDLKKLNQQLYVLSKKYAREKIMVAEPLSDIHLYSHKSFEPEENGHAGTVNALLIVAVFIMLIAWINYINLSTARAMERAREVGVRKVVGSGRQQIIYQFLFESGLINGLAAIMALGVIAAAYPFFCQLTHQPISHHIFHDRFFWLVFAGLLLTGTVAAGFYPALVLSSFRPVNVLKGRLSHAAHGLLLRKSLVVLQFTATAVLIAGTFAVYRQTMYMRHNDLGINLHQVITARLPQMPGTEAANRNASASSFRSLLLQLPEVKIAAFSTCIPGMGFDDINSDDYVMPYGAAPKEKSYNYYHFGISAGFLASVDLPLAAGRDFAATGQNAEEILVNEEAAKLLGFASPEAAVGRRIQFTYTDTSRLPYTTIIGVVKNYHHHSLKTGYQPFLYTYRQQGGKFLSIRLQQGPDQAVLKKIAAVWQQVYPDKPFDWFFPDKKYDLQYQADMLLGTIFSLFSALAVFLACLGLFGLAYFTIVQRRKEIGIRKVLGASLSHLLYLLSKDYLKLILLSNIIAGPIAWIGIRSWLNGYAFRIPMQVGILLIPAGVILVIAIVTVSHQTLRTALANPVKSLQSE; encoded by the coding sequence ATGTGGCGGAACTACTTTAAAATAACCTGGCGCACATTACTACGGCACCAGCTCTTCACCCTGATAAATTTAGGGGGACTTGCGCTGGGAATGGCTGCCTGTTTACTTATTCTCCAATACGTCCGGTTTGAACGGAGCTATGAAAATTTCATCCGGCAGCGCGATCAGCTGGTTCGGGTGACCCTCAATCTCTACAAGGGCCAGGAGTTCATTATTTCAGACGCGGCCACCTGCCGCCCGCTGGGACCTACGGCCAAGGCTACCATCCCCGGTGTGAAAGATTATGTGCGTTTAAATGAACTGTTTGGGAAAGCGTTCACGGCCAATAATAAAACCTTTCTGGAAGACCGCGTATACACCGCAGATGGCTCCATCTTCCGATTGTTTTCCTATAAAATGCTGTATGGCGACCCCGCTACTGCGCTGGCCGCACCGGAACAGATCGTACTCACCGAAAGCACAGCCATCAAATACTTCGGTACTGCCAATGTAGTCGGGAAACTCATTTCCTTCCCGGGCGGCAGAAAAATACCCTTGAAGATCACCGGCGTCATGGCAGATCTCCCGCCCAATACACACCTTAAATTCAGCATGCTGGTATCCTATCCCAGCCTCTACACCTGGAACGGCCCGGCCTCTTTCCAAAACTGGACCTCCAACAACGATTATACCTATCTGTTACTGGAGCCCGGAACAGATCTTAAAAAGCTCAACCAGCAACTGTATGTCTTATCAAAAAAATACGCCCGGGAAAAGATCATGGTGGCCGAGCCCTTATCCGATATACACCTGTACTCCCATAAAAGCTTTGAGCCGGAAGAAAACGGGCATGCCGGTACGGTGAATGCCCTCCTGATCGTCGCTGTTTTCATTATGCTCATCGCCTGGATTAATTATATCAACCTTTCTACCGCCAGGGCGATGGAACGGGCCCGGGAAGTGGGTGTAAGGAAAGTAGTCGGTTCCGGGAGACAACAGATCATATACCAGTTTCTGTTTGAATCGGGACTGATCAACGGACTGGCCGCTATCATGGCACTGGGCGTCATTGCCGCCGCCTATCCGTTTTTCTGTCAGCTGACCCATCAGCCTATCAGTCACCACATCTTCCATGACCGCTTTTTCTGGCTGGTATTCGCCGGACTGCTATTGACCGGCACCGTGGCCGCGGGCTTTTATCCGGCATTGGTGCTATCTTCTTTCCGGCCGGTGAATGTGCTGAAAGGCCGGCTGTCGCATGCCGCACATGGACTACTACTACGAAAGTCGCTGGTGGTGCTGCAGTTTACCGCCACTGCGGTACTGATTGCCGGTACCTTTGCGGTATACCGGCAAACCATGTACATGCGGCACAATGACCTGGGTATTAACCTGCATCAGGTGATTACGGCGCGCCTGCCCCAGATGCCGGGCACCGAAGCGGCGAATAGAAATGCCAGCGCCAGCAGCTTTCGCTCGTTGTTACTGCAATTACCGGAAGTGAAGATCGCTGCGTTTTCCACCTGTATCCCCGGGATGGGCTTTGATGATATCAACTCTGATGATTATGTGATGCCCTATGGTGCAGCGCCGAAAGAGAAGAGCTATAATTACTATCACTTCGGCATCAGTGCCGGCTTTCTGGCCAGCGTTGACTTACCGCTGGCGGCAGGCCGTGACTTTGCCGCCACCGGACAAAATGCGGAGGAAATACTCGTGAATGAAGAAGCGGCGAAGTTACTGGGATTCGCTTCTCCTGAAGCCGCTGTGGGGCGCCGTATCCAGTTCACTTATACAGATACTTCCCGGTTACCTTATACTACCATTATCGGGGTGGTGAAAAATTATCACCATCATTCCCTGAAAACAGGCTATCAGCCCTTTCTGTATACCTACCGGCAACAGGGCGGAAAGTTCCTGTCGATACGGCTGCAGCAAGGTCCCGATCAGGCGGTGCTCAAAAAAATAGCTGCCGTCTGGCAGCAGGTATACCCGGATAAACCTTTCGACTGGTTCTTCCCGGATAAAAAATATGACCTGCAATATCAGGCAGATATGTTGCTGGGTACCATATTCAGCCTGTTTTCCGCCCTGGCGGTATTCCTGGCTTGTCTGGGATTGTTTGGCCTGGCTTATTTCACTATTGTGCAGCGCAGGAAAGAAATCGGTATCCGTAAAGTACTGGGGGCTTCTCTTTCCCACTTACTCTATTTATTATCCAAAGACTACCTGAAACTGATCCTGCTCTCGAATATCATTGCCGGGCCGATTGCCTGGATAGGCATTCGTTCCTGGCTGAACGGCTATGCATTTCGTATACCCATGCAGGTGGGAATCTTACTGATACCTGCCGGGGTGATCCTAGTGATCGCTATTGTCACCGTCAGCCACCAGACCCTGCGGACGGCCCTTGCCAACCCGGTAAAAAGTCTGCAGTCAGAATAA
- a CDS encoding AraC family transcriptional regulator: MRNNKSKIPTFKVNNFQRSFFVGRDEKGDTYPLPATQFFEIERIDNLFNKCEECREPHRIDFYFLLLLTGGEGVHTFDDQEHYIKENTLCFVNPDMVTSWNSQTDYQQGYSCSFSEEFIHLGRENKRFLHELPFFKLGGSAVLPLQPEQAQYYATLLEQMCLEKQRNTIHSPDILRTLLQLFLQKVQSEFGPKDCQLKTTNNSGLRLTKAFMDLYHQDFDLLRKGKINQPKQISAYAEVLGITQNHMNDTVKEVTGKSAGQHIQDRLTKEATMLLMQSHLSVSEIAFKLGFNDPSYFSRFYKKNTGVSPSALR; encoded by the coding sequence ATGCGTAATAATAAAAGTAAGATTCCAACATTTAAAGTAAATAATTTTCAGCGCTCCTTTTTTGTAGGACGCGATGAAAAAGGAGATACTTATCCTTTACCGGCAACTCAGTTTTTTGAAATCGAACGGATCGACAATCTATTTAATAAATGCGAAGAATGCCGGGAACCACACCGTATCGATTTTTATTTCCTGTTGTTGCTGACAGGAGGGGAAGGGGTACATACCTTCGATGACCAGGAGCATTATATCAAAGAGAATACGCTTTGTTTCGTGAATCCGGATATGGTAACGTCCTGGAACTCCCAGACCGATTATCAGCAGGGATATTCCTGTTCATTTTCAGAAGAATTCATTCACCTGGGCCGTGAAAACAAACGGTTCCTGCATGAATTACCTTTCTTCAAACTGGGCGGCAGTGCGGTATTACCGCTGCAACCGGAACAGGCACAGTATTATGCCACCCTGCTGGAACAGATGTGTCTGGAGAAACAACGCAACACCATTCACTCTCCGGATATACTCCGCACTTTATTACAACTGTTCCTGCAGAAAGTACAATCAGAGTTTGGTCCGAAAGATTGCCAGCTGAAAACGACTAACAACTCCGGATTACGGCTTACCAAGGCCTTTATGGATTTGTATCACCAGGATTTCGATCTGCTGCGGAAAGGGAAGATCAACCAGCCGAAACAGATATCTGCCTATGCAGAAGTGCTGGGCATCACCCAGAATCATATGAATGATACTGTGAAAGAAGTCACCGGTAAATCAGCGGGGCAGCATATCCAGGATCGCCTGACCAAAGAAGCTACCATGTTGCTGATGCAATCGCATTTAAGTGTCAGTGAAATCGCCTTTAAACTGGGATTCAATGACCCGTCCTATTTTTCTCGTTTTTATAAGAAGAACACCGGCGTAAGCCCGTCTGCATTGAGATAG
- a CDS encoding glycosyltransferase → MHHLSKSVDIIIPSFRLDEQYLLPVIQLPKPADWAFRYYIVVDNPGVKVSPAIQQLADAGAIQLFINPENLGAAESRNKGINAGNGAWILFLDDDIVADNNLLFAYTAAITKNEQALGFIGLTDFPDPISSFTKSVDVAGLTANFKIANIKDEYMWGVTANMMYNRAAMQELRFSDVFPKSGGGEDVDLPVQISIRHNSKFKCLKEAKVTHPWWNNGKAHFDRFVRYGVGNAHVLPRFKKYTWYGFPNPIESTVLLCVLAPLIIYFLSWQKWLVLVAAVWVFEMALNYIRASLKGYGTLTTAYYMTRLRCSVEWGLLKTGLTLQGPRAFMQRINVDFSRPHHFRLNRWRITKIILFVILLTILIIW, encoded by the coding sequence ATGCATCATTTATCCAAATCTGTTGATATTATTATTCCATCTTTCCGGCTGGATGAACAATATTTATTACCCGTTATTCAACTGCCTAAACCGGCAGACTGGGCATTCCGCTACTACATTGTAGTGGATAACCCCGGTGTGAAGGTAAGCCCGGCGATCCAACAACTGGCCGACGCAGGCGCGATTCAATTGTTTATTAATCCGGAAAATCTGGGTGCAGCAGAAAGCAGGAATAAAGGTATCAATGCCGGCAATGGCGCCTGGATATTATTTCTGGATGATGATATTGTGGCAGATAACAACCTGTTGTTTGCCTATACAGCTGCGATTACAAAAAATGAACAGGCCCTGGGATTCATTGGCCTGACCGACTTTCCGGATCCCATCAGCAGCTTTACGAAAAGCGTGGATGTAGCCGGCCTGACAGCCAACTTTAAAATTGCCAATATCAAAGATGAATACATGTGGGGGGTAACCGCCAACATGATGTATAACCGCGCTGCCATGCAGGAACTGCGTTTCTCCGACGTTTTCCCGAAAAGCGGTGGCGGAGAAGATGTAGACCTGCCGGTACAGATCTCCATCCGGCACAACAGTAAATTCAAATGCCTGAAAGAAGCCAAGGTTACGCATCCGTGGTGGAATAACGGGAAAGCCCACTTCGACCGGTTTGTCCGCTATGGGGTAGGTAACGCGCATGTATTGCCACGATTTAAGAAATATACCTGGTACGGGTTTCCCAATCCGATAGAATCCACGGTCCTGTTATGTGTACTGGCGCCACTGATTATTTATTTCCTCAGCTGGCAAAAATGGCTGGTACTGGTAGCAGCGGTATGGGTGTTTGAGATGGCGCTCAATTATATCCGGGCTTCCCTGAAAGGTTACGGTACGCTCACTACGGCTTATTACATGACGCGGCTCCGTTGCAGTGTGGAATGGGGACTATTAAAAACCGGGCTGACGTTGCAGGGGCCCCGCGCCTTTATGCAACGCATCAACGTAGATTTTTCCCGCCCGCATCACTTCCGCCTGAACAGGTGGCGCATTACCAAAATTATTCTCTTTGTAATATTGCTGACGATCCTGATTATCTGGTAA
- a CDS encoding DHA2 family efflux MFS transporter permease subunit — MKRALLIITVITAAIMELIDTSIVNVALSHMSGNLGATLEDCSWVITAYAIANVIIIPMTSYLAAALGRRNYYIGSVVIFTLFSLLCGQATNIWTLVIFRFIQGLGGGALLSVSQVIVFEQFPKDKQHAASALFGIGVFIGPTIGPTLGGYITEYFSWPWIFYINVPIGILVAFICAALLEEPAQRPPRGTIDRIGILLLAVGVSALQIVLERGETDDWFEAGYIIWLSALAVLGITLFIWWELRIQYPVVNLRVLKSRNLSIAAVLTFISGVGMFSSVFLTPVFAQRLLQFSPLQTGMLLLPGACLAVLGLIISAKLLQRGISPLVLIVVGMLLFIGFNWQMAALTLDATASDISVSLIWRGVGLALLTVPLTTLAVSSLPPADIGQGAALNNMMRQLGGSFGIALVNTYLAKRNALHRMNLVSDLDIHNPLVTQRISAYSRYFTGKGATSSAAQQKALALLDRTVVRQTNLLSFNDAYLLVGLIFLLALPVLLMVSRKKSAATVVLLDH; from the coding sequence ATGAAACGAGCATTACTGATCATCACGGTGATCACGGCTGCCATCATGGAGCTGATAGATACCTCCATCGTAAACGTAGCCCTCTCCCACATGAGCGGCAACCTGGGCGCCACCCTGGAAGACTGCTCCTGGGTCATCACCGCCTATGCCATCGCCAATGTGATCATCATTCCCATGACCAGCTACCTGGCAGCAGCCCTGGGCAGACGCAACTACTACATTGGATCAGTCGTGATCTTCACCCTCTTTTCCCTGCTATGCGGACAAGCCACCAACATCTGGACGCTGGTGATTTTCCGGTTCATACAGGGCCTCGGCGGTGGCGCCCTCTTATCGGTATCACAGGTAATTGTATTTGAACAGTTCCCCAAAGACAAACAACATGCTGCCAGCGCCTTGTTCGGCATCGGCGTATTTATCGGCCCCACTATCGGGCCTACCCTCGGCGGGTATATCACCGAATACTTCTCCTGGCCCTGGATCTTCTACATCAATGTACCGATCGGTATCCTGGTAGCTTTCATCTGCGCCGCCCTGCTGGAAGAACCGGCACAACGCCCACCCCGCGGCACCATCGACCGGATCGGGATACTGCTGCTGGCAGTAGGCGTCAGCGCCTTACAGATCGTATTGGAAAGAGGAGAAACGGATGACTGGTTTGAAGCCGGCTACATTATCTGGCTCTCTGCCCTGGCGGTACTGGGCATCACCCTTTTCATCTGGTGGGAACTACGGATTCAATATCCGGTGGTGAATCTGCGGGTACTCAAAAGCCGCAACCTGAGCATTGCGGCCGTGCTGACGTTCATTTCCGGCGTGGGGATGTTCAGCTCTGTTTTTCTGACACCGGTATTTGCCCAGCGGTTATTACAGTTCTCTCCGTTGCAAACAGGGATGCTGCTATTACCGGGGGCCTGCCTGGCAGTACTGGGATTAATCATCTCGGCGAAGTTGCTGCAACGCGGCATTTCTCCGCTGGTGCTCATTGTGGTAGGCATGCTGCTTTTCATCGGCTTCAACTGGCAGATGGCTGCCCTCACCCTCGACGCCACTGCCAGCGATATATCGGTATCACTGATCTGGCGGGGTGTAGGCCTGGCCCTGCTCACGGTACCCCTCACCACCCTCGCGGTATCGTCGCTGCCGCCGGCAGATATCGGACAGGGAGCTGCGCTCAATAATATGATGCGGCAACTGGGCGGTTCTTTTGGGATTGCCCTCGTGAATACCTATCTCGCCAAACGCAATGCGCTGCATCGTATGAACCTGGTATCAGATCTCGATATCCATAACCCGCTGGTAACGCAGCGTATCAGTGCCTACAGCCGTTATTTTACAGGAAAGGGCGCCACTTCCTCCGCAGCGCAGCAGAAGGCGCTGGCTTTGCTGGATCGCACTGTGGTCCGGCAAACCAACCTGCTGAGTTTTAATGATGCCTATTTATTGGTGGGACTTATTTTTCTGCTGGCATTACCGGTATTACTGATGGTATCCCGGAAAAAGTCTGCAGCAACCGTTGTGCTGCTGGACCACTAG
- a CDS encoding dihydrodipicolinate synthase family protein: MHTTPVKGIIAYPITPFDTNDKVDIPLFEQLLERMLTAGCDGIAPLGSTGVLPYLTDEEKEAITVSAIRQVNGRVPVITGVSCLTTERTVYHAKFAEQAGTDAVMILPMSYWKLTDDEIFRHYETVANAIGIPIMAYNNPGTSGIDMSPALLKRLLTIPNVTMIKESTGDVQRMHYLRKTLGEEVAFYNGSNPLALGAFAAGASGWCTAAPNLIPALNNALYGAIKSNDLALAQSAFYRQLPLLQFIVAKGLPRAIKAGLEIAGVTAGELRRPLEPLTPAETAELKAILAACN, from the coding sequence ATGCATACAACACCTGTTAAAGGCATCATCGCCTATCCCATTACGCCATTTGATACGAATGATAAAGTAGATATTCCCTTATTTGAACAACTGCTGGAACGTATGCTCACCGCAGGTTGTGACGGTATAGCGCCGTTAGGCAGCACCGGTGTACTGCCGTATCTGACGGACGAAGAAAAAGAAGCCATCACCGTATCGGCTATACGCCAGGTGAACGGCCGGGTGCCGGTCATTACCGGGGTATCCTGTCTCACCACGGAAAGAACCGTCTACCATGCAAAGTTTGCAGAACAGGCAGGTACCGATGCGGTGATGATATTGCCGATGAGCTACTGGAAACTCACGGATGATGAAATCTTCCGGCATTACGAAACCGTGGCCAACGCCATTGGTATTCCTATCATGGCATACAACAATCCGGGTACCAGCGGTATTGATATGTCGCCGGCCCTGCTGAAACGGCTGCTGACTATTCCCAACGTCACGATGATCAAAGAAAGTACCGGCGATGTGCAACGTATGCATTACCTGCGGAAAACACTGGGCGAGGAAGTGGCTTTTTACAACGGCTCCAATCCGCTGGCCCTGGGTGCTTTCGCAGCAGGCGCCAGTGGCTGGTGTACCGCCGCGCCTAATCTGATTCCGGCACTCAACAACGCCTTGTATGGCGCCATAAAAAGTAATGACCTCGCCCTTGCGCAGTCAGCTTTCTACCGGCAGCTGCCCCTGTTGCAGTTCATTGTGGCAAAAGGATTGCCGCGGGCTATTAAAGCCGGACTCGAAATCGCAGGCGTGACCGCCGGAGAATTGCGGCGTCCTTTGGAGCCGTTAACACCGGCAGAAACAGCGGAGTTAAAAGCCATACTGGCTGCCTGCAACTAA
- a CDS encoding SDR family oxidoreductase translates to MQTTHNTVLITGGSAGIGLAIARLLSQHNNHVIITGRDPERLKAAAAGLENVTPVVCDVTKEKDVDRLVQLLHTSYPNTNILINNAGKAIAYQLSSKADAFEKAADEILTNYLSVISLTEKLLPLLHTQPDAAIVNVTSIGALVPSYKIPTYTASKAALRSYTQSLRLTLAATGNIRVFELMPPLVNTDFSREIGGSKGIPPEAVADALLEALGQDIYEIHVGATAQLYELLRTSPADALRAMNPA, encoded by the coding sequence ATGCAAACAACACATAACACAGTATTGATCACCGGCGGCAGTGCCGGTATCGGATTGGCCATCGCCCGTTTATTATCACAGCACAACAATCATGTGATCATCACCGGGCGGGATCCGGAGCGGCTAAAAGCGGCAGCAGCCGGCCTGGAAAACGTGACGCCGGTAGTATGTGATGTCACCAAAGAGAAGGATGTAGACCGGCTGGTACAATTATTACACACATCCTATCCAAATACTAACATACTGATTAACAATGCAGGTAAAGCCATAGCTTACCAATTGTCTTCAAAAGCAGACGCCTTTGAAAAGGCTGCCGATGAAATACTCACCAACTACCTGTCGGTGATCAGTCTTACCGAAAAACTATTACCCTTACTCCATACGCAACCCGATGCCGCCATCGTTAACGTGACCTCTATCGGCGCCCTGGTACCCAGCTACAAAATACCCACCTATACCGCCAGCAAGGCCGCCCTGCGCTCCTATACGCAGTCACTCCGCCTTACCCTGGCCGCCACAGGCAACATCCGGGTATTTGAACTGATGCCGCCCCTCGTCAACACCGACTTCTCCCGGGAAATAGGCGGCAGCAAAGGAATCCCGCCGGAAGCAGTCGCCGACGCTTTGCTGGAAGCCCTCGGCCAGGATATCTATGAGATTCATGTAGGCGCTACCGCTCAACTCTATGAACTGTTACGTACCTCTCCGGCGGATGCCCTGCGGGCGATGAACCCCGCATAA